In the genome of Arachis hypogaea cultivar Tifrunner chromosome 9, arahy.Tifrunner.gnm2.J5K5, whole genome shotgun sequence, the window taggacttgaggaatcaaattgattcatccacttgactttccttcatggttagaggttaactaagtggtagcaatgaacaattctcatcacaattgagaaggataactaggataggacttctagttttcacaccttgccaagagccttttatagttgttagtttactttcttgccatttatctttcatgtttcttatcaaaaccccaaaataacccacaaccaataacaagacactttattgtaattcctagggagaacgacccgaggtccaatacttcggtttataaattttaggggtttgtactagtgacaaacaactttttgtatgaaaggattattgtttggtttagaaactatactttacaacgagatttcattagtgaaattctaaactgtcaaaaatccaatcatcattaTGCTCGGATCGATTCCTGGCATGTCTGCTGGTGTCCATGCGAATAGGTCGGCGTTGTCCTGGAGTAGTCTTATTAGTTTTgctctctcttctccttctaGTGCTTGGCCGATGTAGGTAATCTGTTCGGCTTTTGTCGTCAGAGGAATCTGTTGGAGTCGTCTATTGgttgaggtctttcttggaggTCCCCTCTTGGATCCAATTCGGCAAGTGTCAGCACCTCGGATCTGCCATGACTTGTTTTTGCTCCTAGATCAGCTTTTGGTTGTGTGTTGATTTTCTTTAAGCTAGCGTTGTAGCATTGCCGAGCTCGTTGACGGTTTGAGTGGATTGTTACTATTCTGCCGTCTTGTGCCTGAAACTTAACACATAGATGAAAGGTTGATATCACCGCTCTGAACATGTTCAGAGCAGGTCTCCCGAGAATAATATTGTAGGGACTAATGCAGTCAATTATCAGTTATTGTATATCAAAGGTTCTGGATAATGGACTTTCACCTATTGTCGTTTTTAGCCATATATGCCCTTTTATCGGTACCTTTTCGCCGGAGAACCCCACGAGTTCTCCGGATGAGGGTTGTATTAGTTTTTCAGATAAGTTCATTTTTAAAAAGGTAGAATAAAAGAGAACGTCTGCACTACTACCTGAGTCCAGAAGGACCTTTCTTACCAGTAACTCTCCTGTTTGGATGGAAATCACCACAGGGTCGTCTGCATTTGGTGTGGCCGAGCATATATCTGATTGGTTAAAAGTGATTTCGAGGTCGTCAACCTCTTTATTATAGTGTGGGGTTGTTCCTTCGATTGCTAGCATAGTGCGGTAGCTTCGTTTTCGTGCTGAGGCTGTTTCTCCGCCACATGCGAATCCTCCTGATATGCAATTGATGATTCTTTTTGGGGGGTATTGCTCGGCCATTTGTCAGTTTCTTTATTCCTCGGAGTTTGTTGCTCATCTGGATTTGGTTTTGCTCCTTTGTGCCTTGTACCTTCGATGTATTTGTCTAGGAGTCCTTGCCGGGCTAATCTTTCCAGCAAGTCGTTGGCTATGATGCACTCGTCGATTATATGACCATATTTCTGATGGAAGGCGCAGTGCTTGGTCCTGTCCACGAATCGTTGGTCTTGGTAGCTTCCGGCCCTAACAGGGGGTTTGATGATTTTGGCGTTGAGTATTTCCTTGATGATCCTTTCTCTCTTGGTGTTGAACCTGGTGTAGTTGTCAAACTTCGGTGTAAGTTTAAACGTTTTTCCGGTGTCTCTATCAGTCTGTTGTCCCCTGATCTGATTGTTCGGCTTTCTTCCTTTCGCGGTTGCCTTCTGTCTACTTTTTCGGCCTCTCGGAGTTCTTCAATTTCCATCTGCCCTGCGGCCCTTTCTCGGAATTCCTCCAGTGTTTTCGGTTTTGTGACGGCAATTGTTTCTCTGAATTTTCCTGGTTTGAGGCCGGCTTTTATGGCGTGGAGATGGACAGCAGGATCTAGATCGGGTATTTCCATTGTTGCGTCAGCGAATCTGGTTAAATAATCCTTTAGGCTTTCTTGGGGACCTTGGCGGATGGTGCTGAGATAATCTGATCCGTGCACATAAATGCGGGCAGCAGCAAAGTAGTCTATGAAGGATCTTGCCAATTCCTCGAAGGAAGAGATTCATCCTTCTGGTAGTTTTGAGAACCAAAGGAGGGCCGCGCCGTCAAGGTAGGTCGGAAAAGCCCTGCAAAGAATATGTTCATTTTTAGGTCCATTAAAGAACATCATAGACTGAAATTTCTTAATGTGAGCCCGGGGGTCACCAATCCCCTTATATGGCTCGAGCGAGGAAGGTAGTGTAAAATGTTTTGGCATTTGGTAATTGGTAATCTCCTCGGAAAATGGGTTATCCAAGGTTAATCTCTCCTTCGGGGGGTTGGTGATTAGTAGGTCAGTAACGGCTGGGGACGAGCTCTTGGGATTGCCTTCATCTCGCTTGTTGGTGTTGTTTTGTGCTGACAACTCGGCCAGTCTTTTGACCTCTGCTTGAAGTTCAGCCATCTGGGCCATAAGTTCGGCTTGCGTGAGCTGGTGGACTCCGTTGTCTGCCATGTCTGGAAATCGTGTGATCTGAAAAAGAAAACTCAAGAGGTAGAAATATAAAGGAAAAAGGTGGGGTTAGTTTTAcgtggccccacggtgggcgccaaatattCCGTGCGTATAGGGCCGAGGTATAGTGACTCCTTCTGCCTGCTGCTGTGCTCAGGTGGAAGAGGTATACGTCGGCTGGGTTGGAACACCAcggcgggagcacctgcaaaaaggactccgacACTCAAGTAAGAATGTGAGTTATAAGAAAATGAGAGAAGTAAATCAGAGTGAATTTTGTGACCTGCCTTGCCCCGAGGTTACTAATTTGTTTATATAGGCGTTTGGGAACTCGTTCAGTTGGAGTTTATTTAGGGATTATTCGTGTTGACCGAGGTTATCCTGATGCCGTTGGTGTAGTCAGTTGTGATTCTGAGTTATGCACTTATCGTCGGTTTTGGCGGTGTTTGTTATTAGATGAGATTTGCTTTGCTGGCCGAGGTTTGTGTGTGGAGATATAGTCGGTTGACCGAGTTCTTAGGCTACGTATCAATCTATATATGACTTTTAAGGTCATGAGTTCAAATCATAGAAACAACTACTAATGTAATATCATGTTAGACCGTGTATATTATGCTTTTTGGACATAACATATTTTGACTCCTATGTTAATAGTTGATACGAGATGCTTGTGCATCGAATTATTCTTATATCGTATGTACTATTTTAAATGTGTAATCTGAAATGTCAAAGAGATACAGATTTTTCTAGATGAAGGGCAAGTGTACAAAAGTCCTTGGAATACCTTAAAATTCACTTGGAGTGTTCCTTGAAGCATGCATAAACTGGCATACTTTGTTAACACAAGAGGCAAATTCATGTCTTGTAACACTAACATATTGAAGGCTCCACACTATGAATATGCATAGACTCGAACTGTCAAAGGTCAATTATGTAGACATTTATAAAACAAGAACCATTGCAATAACACATAAAAATCCAAAAGGGATTGGATTCTCTACTCAATTTAAAAGTCTCAACATTCTTCCATTCTCATAATTTGGCTtgataatagtaaaaaaattagatGGGTTGACCCCAATGAGTGAAAGAGTTGAAGATTGTAATTATAAGGTCAGGGGCTGATGAGCCAAGAATCTCCTTCAATAAATTGAATTCCAGTGAAGGGCTTGGCCTCTTCATCTGTAAGCATCCTTGCCCATGGAACTCTTCCAGTCAAATTAGCCCCAGGGCCACTACACTTGTATTCTCCATAATATACTCTCCTGAAACACACGAAAGCCAAGACCAATTAAGACCAAACTCTACATAGTTGATTTAAATGTCACTATTTGCATAAacgaatatatattaaaataatttatttttgatgcactgttttattttacttttacatgtatatttaataatgtaatgttttatcagtaaaaataattaatttttatattgataaaacgaataattataaacaaataaatataattagacaaCGGtgcattaaatttaaatttatattaaaaaaagaaaagattccAAATAAGGTAATTTGCACGGACAAGTCGCGCTTTTGATCACCCCAGTCACTCCATCCTTGTGAAAGGACAACTTTGTCCATGAAGGTGTAAGAGAAAACAACCGTTGAATAATCGCCCCATGCTCGTCCAAGAAAAACTTGGCCACTCCCTGTGACTGTGCAGTTTTTGAATGAAAATCCACTCTCCATTGATGAATTTGTTCGCTTTTGAGCTGTGATGGAAGCCACCTTCCTTGTTGTGGAATTTAGATAGCAGTTCTTTATGTAATTCAAATATAAGAATGTATTAGGAAAGGGATGAAGCATATGTAATTAAATTGAGTTTGTAGAAAGTAATAAAAAGAGTGCAGACCTCGTAAAGGGACCTGCCAGAGCCGAAGATGAAATCAACAGAACCTTGAATGAGGCAATTGTTGAAGTAATGAAGGCCTTTGTGATCATATAGTGTGTCCTGAGCGCCATAGAATGTGCAATTGTAAAATGCAGCTTTGGTCCCTGAAATTCGAAGCGCCACTCCTTGTTCCCCTCTCCTTCCAATCCAGTGTGCAGCTGTGTTCTGTTTTAACAATCTTACAACATTTTCATTTCACAaacgtgatatatatatatatatatattagtcctgtagtttcaccaaatttactattagatttttatattttttaattaagttcttacattgtttttaattttgtaattaagttctttttatgtaaaaaatttaaaattattataatatttttttcaaaaggcACGTGATCAAAGatcaaattaaattcttaaatgtGAATACCTTCGATTTGTAGagatcaaaaaaatatttagttaattttaacattttttacacTAGAAAAGATTAAAAGAGTAACTAAATCTATATAAAATTCATCTTTTAAAACATTATTCTCGCGTCAGTGTAAACCCCgccaaaattagtaaataattagctaataaattgaattttaataagaaaaattagaaataaaaatcttatattaaaataggatagagctctttaaaacaaaaattttgatactaattttaaaaattttggttcaAGATTTGGTCGAACGAGTTGAACTGATTGAACCGGATCCAAATCGAGCCCGTAAATCCAACCGGACCCATCATTTAAATGAGCTAAAGCTCATCTTCCTCCTCAATTCAGCAAGAAGCACGCTGAAACACAAGGAGGGGAAGAAAAGGGTTCCAAACCCTTGCTCCAATTTCTATCCACTATAACTTCTTCATCTGAGCTCCAATCGTCGCACTGTTTGCAGCCACGCGTCCATCGCGTTGAGCTTTACAATTCTATCGGATCAATTTCGTAGGTAAGCTTCAATATCACCCAACCTCTCTATCCctcaattttcgaaattaaaaaaaaatccatgtTGAGATTTTGTTTAATTTGGTACTCTAGGTTCAATTTAGCTTGTGGAGTTTGACGGATTTAGTTCGTTTAGTCCGTGGACACGGTAAAAGTCCTAGACCCTAGCTACTTCTTTTTTATATTACGTTGGATATTCAATTGTTgggtatatgtatgtatatatatgtgttaggtgtATAAATGCATGATATGGAGACCTTGGAATCACTGGAAGCTTGATTTTAGAGTTTCGTGGGTGTTAGAGTTGAATTTTGGTGATTGAAGCATTGTCCCTTTTGCCTTGTGGATTGCCTTGGTTAATACGttgaaatcggccaaggtatggtttaggtttcacgtatataatatgtaatgtcgtgtgaaaacttaggctagagaaccAAATGATAAGCTAGAATGATTGTGTATTGGATGTTTTGTAATAATGATATGATTTGAACATGTGTGGTGTTCACTTGGTTTTGTTGGTATtggaatgatgaatgatgatgtgaGGATGTTTGAAGAACTTGTGATCATGGCAATATGTATATATAGGTTGGTATGTTGATGTTTGTTGATAAACTTGTGAAGTTTAGGTTGAAGTGAGATGTTATTGAATTGAGAAATGGTAGGATTGTAGAGATTATTGTGATGTTGTCAAAAGTGTGTTATAT includes:
- the LOC112710575 gene encoding probable pectinesterase 53 is translated as MAVKTRFQVIMMMITVFFLSSLCITLGTKLKFVGGSGPDLRLRDAESNKVRITVSQNGAGDFKTVTEAVNSIPQWNNRRFILYIAPGIYREKIMIPRTLPFVTFLGDASDPPTITGNDTASIVGRNGKPIGTFQSATVAVDANYFLAINIKFENTAAHWIGRRGEQGVALRISGTKAAFYNCTFYGAQDTLYDHKGLHYFNNCLIQGSVDFIFGSGRSLYENCYLNSTTRKVASITAQKRTNSSMESGFSFKNCTVTGSGQVFLGRAWGDYSTVVFSYTFMDKVVLSQGWSDWGDQKRDLRVYYGEYKCSGPGANLTGRVPWARMLTDEEAKPFTGIQFIEGDSWLISP